Proteins co-encoded in one Caulobacter rhizosphaerae genomic window:
- a CDS encoding nucleoside triphosphate pyrophosphohydrolase yields MAELGASDLVFYPSDHAILSTRIEPYAERLGTKGAFLAGLPPAWTPEYQILTVEWVEQLAQGHAPLLELPSALVGQPLILRSSIVGETIWERGTYLSVPLEHPCSDLDIISTVFRIREDALQKRPDVKVAIIIQRFLPTCEKGTLGNLNSLSKTREQWSRFSEIAGRRTAPERFNSQRDAPADTRAPLRVHPALHIDRTFGSAVRWLIDHLGVALGRDRMLLEWATAEEKVFLLQCDLDQDNAVGVNPMDQQITSRLSPSAGTTTYFRAPGRSDIDAWDKLKIIDDLSTDFAPLPQALHVLTYHDAAQALADPAKTVALAEEYSAQFGDGGIIRVSRRTGSNSTTNLPCNSSCMAAPAAIAWIRQALADVAECPEEASERAFILHKFIGARSGAWALYDPESPYIQVHANWGLPDSLQYYPYDAWDVHTITEEVNAYPSYKSHFLWPQPDGQWAFEEIRNSIARHQCLKSHEVLDIARRTNAIGMKLGRRVAVMWFAGVESETGATFSLPWYRTFEYSEPDLDTALEKDHVIIDVREPRDLDEVRQAFAQHAPALRVAMDIQPSEHLIREPHFLEQIIEVAQAVDASVIFSGSPLSHPFFQLKGRVRIYLRVQRKSFRTRSRIKYHKLVRDRIPERVSAKHERVVYANLGSREILQLLTGKLIEEAQELIAAEGADATAEELADVYEVLRGMMHQAGVEEQRVVEIADSKRERVGGFDKGIFLLETSLPKPGEPVVDIRNVSFDDLVREEYAKERVRIPFALLGRLNIAGDRVFKIPGTDKAVRFSGGRDGFEISLEQQEYQLEIDFDDEDDLLD; encoded by the coding sequence ATGGCCGAGCTGGGCGCGTCCGACCTTGTGTTCTACCCCAGCGACCATGCGATCTTGTCGACACGTATTGAGCCTTACGCCGAACGGCTCGGTACTAAGGGCGCATTTCTTGCCGGTTTGCCGCCAGCCTGGACGCCCGAGTACCAGATCCTCACCGTGGAGTGGGTCGAGCAGTTGGCGCAGGGTCATGCTCCCCTCTTAGAACTTCCATCAGCCCTGGTCGGACAACCCTTGATCCTGCGATCAAGCATCGTTGGTGAGACCATCTGGGAGCGAGGCACGTATCTTTCGGTGCCGCTGGAGCATCCGTGCAGCGACCTTGATATCATCTCCACGGTTTTCCGGATTCGCGAAGACGCGCTCCAAAAGCGCCCGGACGTCAAAGTCGCGATTATCATCCAGAGGTTCCTGCCAACTTGCGAGAAAGGTACCCTCGGGAACCTCAACAGCCTTTCAAAAACCCGAGAGCAGTGGTCGCGGTTTTCGGAAATCGCTGGAAGAAGGACTGCTCCGGAGCGCTTCAATTCTCAGCGTGACGCCCCGGCCGATACCCGAGCACCACTTCGAGTGCACCCAGCCCTACACATCGACCGAACATTCGGATCGGCAGTCCGGTGGCTGATCGATCACCTGGGCGTGGCGCTGGGTAGGGATAGGATGCTGCTCGAATGGGCCACAGCGGAGGAAAAGGTTTTCCTTCTGCAGTGCGACCTGGACCAAGATAACGCCGTTGGCGTCAATCCGATGGATCAGCAAATCACCTCACGCTTGTCGCCCTCAGCGGGCACGACAACCTACTTCAGGGCTCCTGGCCGGAGCGACATCGATGCTTGGGACAAACTCAAGATCATCGACGATCTATCAACGGATTTCGCGCCGCTCCCACAAGCCCTCCATGTATTGACCTATCACGACGCGGCCCAAGCACTCGCCGATCCAGCCAAAACGGTCGCCCTGGCCGAGGAATACTCCGCCCAATTTGGCGATGGCGGCATCATTCGAGTAAGCCGACGGACAGGGTCCAATTCCACTACCAATCTGCCTTGCAACAGCAGCTGTATGGCGGCACCGGCTGCAATTGCGTGGATAAGGCAGGCCTTGGCTGACGTGGCTGAATGTCCAGAGGAGGCGAGCGAGCGCGCCTTCATTTTGCACAAGTTCATAGGTGCGCGGTCCGGCGCATGGGCGCTCTATGATCCGGAGTCGCCATATATCCAAGTCCACGCCAACTGGGGTCTGCCCGACTCCTTGCAGTACTACCCCTATGACGCCTGGGACGTGCATACAATCACTGAGGAAGTAAACGCTTACCCTAGCTACAAGTCCCACTTCCTGTGGCCGCAGCCCGACGGGCAATGGGCATTCGAAGAGATTCGAAACTCAATCGCCCGACACCAGTGCCTGAAGTCTCACGAGGTGCTGGACATCGCGCGCCGGACAAATGCAATCGGAATGAAGTTAGGACGGCGGGTCGCAGTGATGTGGTTCGCCGGCGTAGAATCTGAAACTGGTGCGACGTTTTCTCTGCCCTGGTATCGAACCTTTGAATATTCCGAACCTGACCTCGACACCGCGCTGGAGAAAGACCACGTCATAATCGACGTTCGCGAACCTCGTGACCTGGATGAGGTGCGCCAGGCCTTTGCGCAGCATGCTCCTGCGCTGCGGGTGGCGATGGACATTCAGCCTAGCGAGCACCTGATCCGCGAACCACACTTTTTGGAGCAGATCATTGAGGTGGCGCAGGCCGTCGATGCATCAGTGATCTTCTCCGGATCACCGCTGTCGCACCCATTCTTCCAGCTAAAAGGCCGTGTCCGCATCTATCTGCGTGTGCAACGGAAGTCTTTCCGGACCCGAAGCCGCATCAAGTACCACAAGCTAGTTCGCGATCGGATTCCAGAGCGTGTCAGCGCCAAACACGAACGCGTCGTCTACGCTAACCTTGGCAGTCGCGAGATCCTTCAGCTGTTGACTGGCAAGTTGATCGAAGAGGCTCAAGAACTGATCGCTGCCGAAGGGGCCGACGCGACCGCCGAGGAGCTAGCCGACGTCTACGAAGTTTTGCGCGGCATGATGCACCAGGCCGGCGTTGAAGAGCAGCGAGTCGTCGAGATCGCGGATTCCAAGCGCGAGCGCGTCGGCGGTTTCGACAAGGGTATCTTCCTGCTGGAGACCAGTCTGCCCAAGCCCGGCGAACCCGTTGTCGATATTCGCAACGTCAGTTTCGACGATCTGGTGCGTGAGGAATACGCCAAGGAACGGGTACGTATACCGTTCGCCTTGCTTGGACGCCTCAACATTGCCGGCGATCGGGTCTTCAAAATTCCGGGAACCGACAAGGCGGTCCGCTTCAGCGGTGGCCGCGATGGGTTCGAAATCTCCCTGGAACAACAAGAGTATCAGCTCGAAATCGACTTTGACGACGAAGACGACCTTCTGGACTAA
- a CDS encoding GNAT family N-acetyltransferase — protein sequence MAFRIETKPAVIQGFVADIRAAADTDKEALGFLPASAYDQAARKGELTVALQDGLHGPTYAGHIWVSGLFPHARVVQLFVAQAFRGQKLSTRLLRAAIQSAEASGFLTIFAKVAADLAANQVYEHHGFVVVRTKAGGQARNRQIHIRSRELSTPTLFNYRPTSVVAVDDSGATQGGQQLYLIDLNVFFDATRQRRFTPAAEKILASALNSGVRLAVTNEFVKELQRTTIGKDDPVLSFAKQLPTVSGPSRQEIESLAARLAATVFPDQSRDGTLSTNDHSDLRHLAEAILAGAAGFVTGENSILRAHAALREQHGLSVWSTEDFAVFLTPVLGELPVSGHSEHDLAFTEERSLSAEAVTFLKIHGAADSVIGTFSRLDAADKRFRYLAAREAQTLIAFAACRVASGPADAVGLLLVANPRHPATPTALDFLVEYAVRAASLSRPSRVEMAHVDGQSVARITAIENGFLAARSGADAPLRKIAVGTAVTPVNWTAQRDRIQKGTSLTLPTDCPDFRDDEQEITVTLDGRVATMSLASLESMAAPGLFLLKDRPVAVVPIRRAWAENLVGGPQLTFLPKPEAAFRSRRVYFASVRNQHILVKGRPIILYESGKDGGRGAAIAVARVASAEAVPKTHAPDSLLRAAVVRGSDLQHLVKGTTVLAVWFDNIMRFEQPVPFSRMKALGLADPTNLIKSHMLKFETAMKILDAGRPDAR from the coding sequence ATGGCCTTCCGCATCGAGACGAAGCCTGCTGTCATCCAAGGCTTCGTTGCGGATATCCGAGCGGCAGCGGACACAGATAAGGAGGCGCTGGGCTTTCTCCCCGCCTCAGCTTACGATCAAGCTGCGCGAAAAGGTGAACTGACCGTCGCGCTGCAGGATGGCCTCCACGGCCCGACCTACGCAGGTCACATCTGGGTCAGCGGCCTATTCCCCCATGCCCGTGTAGTCCAGTTGTTTGTGGCGCAGGCTTTCAGGGGACAGAAGCTATCGACGCGTCTTCTGCGGGCGGCGATCCAATCGGCGGAAGCTAGCGGCTTCTTGACCATCTTCGCGAAGGTGGCCGCCGACCTAGCGGCGAACCAGGTTTATGAACATCACGGTTTTGTCGTCGTCCGCACCAAGGCGGGCGGTCAGGCCCGCAATCGCCAAATCCACATTCGGTCACGTGAACTGTCCACTCCAACATTGTTCAACTACCGCCCCACTTCCGTGGTGGCGGTCGACGACAGTGGTGCGACACAAGGCGGCCAACAGCTCTACCTGATCGATTTGAACGTGTTCTTCGACGCGACCCGGCAGCGTCGCTTCACTCCCGCCGCGGAGAAGATCCTGGCCTCGGCCCTGAACAGCGGCGTCCGCTTGGCCGTTACGAACGAGTTTGTGAAAGAGCTGCAGCGGACCACCATAGGCAAGGACGATCCCGTACTGAGCTTCGCGAAGCAGCTGCCGACAGTTTCTGGCCCCTCGCGGCAGGAGATCGAAAGCTTGGCGGCCCGTTTGGCGGCCACCGTTTTCCCTGACCAATCGCGCGATGGGACTCTATCGACGAATGACCATTCCGACCTCAGGCACTTAGCGGAAGCTATTCTAGCCGGGGCGGCAGGCTTTGTGACTGGGGAGAACAGTATCTTGCGAGCCCACGCAGCCCTTCGGGAGCAGCATGGGCTCAGCGTTTGGTCGACCGAGGATTTTGCAGTATTCCTCACGCCGGTCTTGGGCGAGCTGCCAGTTTCTGGGCACTCCGAACACGATTTGGCGTTCACGGAAGAGAGGTCGCTTTCAGCCGAGGCCGTGACGTTCCTAAAGATCCACGGTGCCGCCGACAGCGTGATTGGGACTTTCAGCCGCTTGGACGCGGCCGATAAGCGGTTCCGCTACTTGGCGGCGCGCGAAGCGCAGACGCTGATTGCCTTCGCCGCCTGCCGGGTAGCATCAGGACCGGCGGATGCGGTCGGCCTTCTCCTCGTCGCCAATCCCCGCCATCCAGCCACGCCCACCGCCCTGGACTTCCTCGTTGAGTACGCCGTCCGCGCGGCGAGCCTGTCTCGCCCCTCCCGCGTCGAGATGGCGCACGTCGATGGGCAGTCTGTGGCACGGATAACGGCGATCGAGAACGGCTTCCTCGCGGCGCGATCCGGCGCCGACGCCCCATTGCGCAAAATCGCCGTCGGGACGGCGGTTACACCGGTCAACTGGACCGCACAGCGCGACCGGATTCAGAAAGGCACCAGCCTGACGCTCCCGACCGACTGTCCCGATTTCCGAGACGACGAACAGGAGATCACCGTCACGTTGGATGGGCGCGTCGCCACAATGTCCTTGGCCAGCCTAGAGTCGATGGCAGCGCCGGGCCTCTTCCTGCTTAAAGATCGCCCAGTCGCGGTCGTGCCTATTCGCCGCGCGTGGGCTGAGAATTTAGTCGGCGGGCCCCAGCTCACCTTCTTGCCGAAGCCAGAGGCTGCGTTCCGCTCGCGCCGGGTCTACTTCGCGTCCGTGCGCAACCAGCACATCCTAGTGAAAGGGCGCCCTATAATCCTCTACGAGTCGGGCAAGGACGGCGGCCGTGGCGCAGCCATCGCCGTTGCCAGGGTAGCGTCGGCGGAAGCGGTACCGAAGACCCACGCTCCCGACTCCCTCCTCCGCGCCGCCGTGGTCCGCGGCAGCGATCTGCAACACTTGGTGAAAGGCACGACCGTTCTTGCCGTATGGTTTGATAATATTATGCGCTTCGAACAACCCGTGCCGTTCTCGCGCATGAAGGCTCTCGGCCTCGCCGATCCGACCAACCTCATTAAGAGTCACATGCTTAAGTTTGAAACCGCAATGAAAATTCTCGACGCTGGGCGTCCCGATGCACGATGA